The following proteins come from a genomic window of Lolium rigidum isolate FL_2022 chromosome 5, APGP_CSIRO_Lrig_0.1, whole genome shotgun sequence:
- the LOC124655165 gene encoding cytochrome P450 78A9-like has protein sequence MATPEDCGASWLLYLSLAAKCGGDNPLRLAGLIAVCAAACVLTCLLHWCVPGGPAWGRWWWTRRPGLPKAAAVPAGPRGLPVIGSMWLMTGLAHRKLAAAADRLGARRLMAFSLGETRMVVAAHPDVAREILNSPAFADRPVKESAYGLLFHRAIGFAPHGAYWRALRRVASTHLFSPWQVAASAPQRAVIARQMVAAITEAGAGVEVRQILRRASLHNVMWSVFGRRYDLGVDSDEEVRELGQLVDEGYDLLGQLNWSDHLPWLARFDLQGTRARCARLVPRVNRFVGRIIDGHRASPSAVKDFTDVLLALDGADALADADMTAVLWEMVFRGTDTVAVLMEWVLARLVLHRDVQARVHDELDRVVGRGRAVAESDAASLVYLHAVIKEVLRLHPPGPLLSWARLATSDVHVDGFLIPAGTTAMVNMWAITHDPDVWADPLDFLPDRFLAATEVSVMGSDLRLAPFGAGRRSCPGKSLAMATVAFWLATLLHELEFLPAADGVRLDEKLRLSCEMAAPLAVTTRPRRPA, from the exons ATGGCGACCCCTGAAGACTGCGGCGCCAGCTGGCTGCTCTACCTCTCGCTGGCCGCCAAATGCGGCGGCGACAACCCGCTACGCCTAGCCGGCCTCATCGCCGTCTGCGCCGCCGCCTGCGTGCTCACATGCCTCCTGcactggtgcgtccccggcggtcCAGCATGGGGCAGGTGGTGGTGGACACGCAGGCCCGGCCTCCCCAAGGCCGCCGCCGTCCCGGCCGGGCCGAGGGGCCTGCCGGTAATCGgcagcatgtggctcatgaccggCCTCGCGCACCGCAAGCTCGCCGCCGCGGCTGACCGCCTCGGGGCGCGGCGGCTCATGGCCTTCTCCCTCGGCGAGACGCGCATGGTGGTGGCCGCGCACCCGGACGTGGCCAGGGAGATCCTCAACAGCCCGGCCTTCGCCGACCGCCCCGTCAAGGAGTCCGCCTACGGCCTCCTCTTCCACCGCGCCATCGGCTTCGCGCCACACGGCGCCTACTGGCGCGCGCTCCGCCGCGTCGCCTCCACGCACCTCTTCTCCCCGTGGCAGGTCGCCGCCTCCGCGCCCCAGCGCGCCGTCATCGCGCGCCAGATGGTCGCAGCCATCACCGAAGCCGGCGCGGGCGTCGAGGTGCGCCAAATCCTCCGTCGCGCGTCGCTGCACAACGTGATGTGGTCGGTGTTCGGCCGCCGGTACGACCTCGGCGTGGACAGCGACGAGGAGGTGCGCGAGCTGGGCCAGCTCGTGGACGAGGGGTACGACCTGCTGGGGCAGCTCAACTGGTCCGACCACCTCCCCTGGCTCGCCCGCTTCGACCTGCAGGGCACCCGGGCCAGGTGCGCCCGCCTCGTGCCCCGCGTCAACCGCTTCGTCGGCCGCATCATCGACGGCCACCGCGCCTCCCCGTCCGCCGTCAAGGACTTCACCGACGTGCTCCTCGCGCTCGACGGCGCCGACGCGCTCGCCGACGCCGACATGACCGCGGTGCTCTGG GAGATGGTGTTCCGCGGGACGGACACGGTGGCGGTGCTGATGGAGTGGGTGCTGGCGCGGCTGGTGCTTCACCGGGACGTGCAGGCGCGGGTGCACGACGAGCTGGACCGGGTCGTGGGCCGCGGCCGGGCCGTGGCCGAGTCCGACGCGGCCTCGCTCGTCTACCTCCACGCCGTCATCAAGGAGGTGCTGCGGCTGCACCCGCCGGGCCCGCTGCTCAGCTGGGCCCGCCTCGCCACGTCGGACGTCCACGTGGACGGCTTCCTCATCCCCGCTGGCACCACCGCCATGGTGAACATGTGGGCCATAACCCACGACCCCGACGTGTGGGCCGACCCGCTCGACTTCCTGCCGGATCGCTTCCTCGCCGCCACCGAGGTCTCCGTCATGGGGTCCGACCTCCGGCTCGCGCCGTTCGGGGCCGGCCGGAGGAGCTGCCCCGGGAAGAGCCTCGCCATGGCCACCGTCGCCTTCTGGCTCGCCACGCTGCTGCACGAGCTGGAGTTCCTCCCCGCCGCCGACGGCGTCCGCCTGGATGAGAAGCTGAGGCTGTCGTGCGAGATGGCCGCGCCGCTGGCGGTGACGACCAGGCCTCGACGCCCGGCGTGA